Proteins from a genomic interval of Candidatus Babela massiliensis:
- a CDS encoding beta strand repeat-containing protein → MKKVFFYMLFLFININNILYAACTEGVLINPNNISSGGTSPFSVVYSPIMSSGQLFAGVCNLGNVGGSDNGNITLYNVSTTNGNFTNSASTISSGINPISMSYSPLDPYNNAYAAIANYSDSTVYVYTMDSSGTYSSNHLTLNLANNLSSVAFSPFISNKVFLAVTEYSSAQILIYSLTANSSGLPTATQTGSASTVAQSNLVTFSQLNNNQLFAAVAGPEYIYVYQIDTTTGAVSTTSTQNLSSITMTSVAFSTMPNGTLFLAASGYNSSDSGLVYMYTVSSSGLLSPVTGSPFTSNIPENAYSVSFSPVTPDGSVFAVVTGLSNTSSTPNIFMFKVDTSSGAFTLIDTYFVEGYIQNSAFSPLTTQDKLFLAVTGFQAVGDQGFVEGYTVQLNPVVTINPNPASTCTGTNLTLQGSVTGGTGNYSSYVWTQGTTQVGTGLSYTITDATQSSAGTYTLTVTDSNNCVGSQSIDVSVTYIQSITASPSSTVCAGTNVQLSAQVSGGSGNYSYSWSGPNGYTYTGNPAIIDDISTSGTYDLIVTDNEFICSTASTISITVDPNPVVTISSNPVTACYGGGTILTANVSGGSGSYSYAWTLNGSYVGTDSSTLTVNDIIPGTNDGSYQVTVTDTTTTCNATSSSFTIPIDQVSVTLNSSSTVICQGASITLTANVTSGVSPYTYDWYQDGSLLVTTSDNVYTINNLDAGTYTYQVIVTDSNPCQGTSNSVSITVNSNPTVTITPNPASVCLGSDITLTATASGGSGSYNSYSWVTPTGTSTANPLVISNATSADAGTYTVTVTDSNICSGTSSSVTLTVNNNPTVTITPNPASVCVGSNLTLTAIPLGGSGIYTTYAWTFNGMPIGTNSSTLTIDDATNDNAGTYQVTVTDSNGCQASSTTILTVDTVNVSVSPSTTTVCSGSDLTLTATVTSGIAPYTYQWIGPNGYSFTGNPATRSNISSLDAGTYTVIVTDANSCTGMATSQLIVDTVIVTALPDIDSVCLGSTITLTANVSGGTAPYSYSWAGPNGFASTVNPVIIPNATFDDAGSYTVTVIDANGCSGTDESIVNLGSLTVNVLPDSDSVCIGSTITLTANVSGGTAPYSYSWAGPNGFTSTVNPVIIPNATLSDTGTYQVTVTDFNSCTGLGSAVINVGSLTVNVLSNQDPVCSGSTITLTANASGGTMPYTYSWILPNGSMEKNNPLIIPNASLSNAGTYQVMVTDFNGCIASSSITLTVNDSLSVNITPNPAIVSLGENITLTANVSGGSSEYISYQWIFNGNIVSTSSTLNINNANLEDSGIYQFTVVDSNNCSSTTSVNLTVSDTLTVIISPSSAALCSGNNLILTADVSGGSENYSYQWLAPNGNIYTSNPLVISGVTLSDSGTYRVTVTDSNANKVSVNAEVTVNEVNVIVTSLNANNLTESLGSATICSGSTITLTADVTSGIAPYTYLWTGPNEFTSNTQSISIMNAQAENSGTYTVKVTSCDSTGNVCCSAQSTFNVTVSDILVSISPSTLAVCTGSTINLTANVSSGVAPYTYLWTGPNGFSSNDQSISIDNASDINIGTYQVTVTDSHGCKGSDSAQVTLEAVKIIITPTPAVVAPGSSITLRADIVCGQGPLTYQWTGPNGFTSNNQVITINNASILNSGIYTLIVTDANGNKSTEEVEVVIDNLSVDIISNTLNVREGQTITLTAETKDGQAPYTYQWFGPAVTRSTSGQLISTDQTLVINNATILNSGTYRVVVTDVYGFTASDTVDVNVRVSSTLSNAIASKYCS, encoded by the coding sequence ATGAAAAAAGTCTTTTTTTATATGTTATTTTTATTTATAAACATTAATAATATATTATATGCTGCTTGTACCGAGGGAGTTTTAATTAATCCTAATAATATTAGTAGCGGTGGAACTAGCCCCTTTTCTGTGGTCTATTCGCCTATAATGTCATCTGGTCAATTGTTTGCTGGAGTTTGTAATCTTGGAAATGTGGGAGGTAGTGATAATGGAAATATAACTTTATATAATGTAAGTACAACTAATGGAAATTTTACTAATTCGGCCTCAACTATATCGTCAGGGATTAATCCTATCTCAATGTCGTATTCTCCATTAGATCCTTATAATAATGCTTATGCTGCTATTGCTAATTATTCTGATAGTACTGTTTATGTATATACTATGGATTCTTCTGGTACTTATTCTTCGAATCATTTAACGCTTAATTTAGCTAATAATCTTTCCTCTGTAGCATTTTCACCTTTTATATCTAATAAGGTTTTCCTTGCTGTTACTGAGTATAGTAGCGCACAAATTTTAATTTATTCTTTAACGGCCAATTCAAGTGGTCTTCCTACAGCAACCCAGACTGGTTCTGCTAGTACTGTAGCACAATCTAATTTAGTTACTTTTTCACAGCTGAATAATAATCAATTATTCGCTGCTGTTGCTGGCCCTGAATATATTTATGTGTATCAAATAGATACAACAACTGGGGCTGTTTCGACTACTTCAACGCAAAATTTATCTTCAATAACAATGACTTCTGTAGCATTTTCTACAATGCCAAATGGGACTTTATTTTTAGCAGCTTCTGGTTATAATAGTAGTGATTCTGGGTTGGTTTATATGTACACTGTTAGTTCAAGTGGATTATTAAGTCCGGTTACTGGTAGTCCCTTTACTAGTAATATTCCGGAAAATGCTTATTCAGTATCATTTTCACCAGTTACACCAGATGGAAGTGTATTTGCAGTTGTAACTGGTCTTAGTAATACTTCTAGCACTCCTAATATTTTTATGTTTAAAGTTGATACAAGTTCCGGAGCTTTTACGCTAATTGATACTTATTTTGTAGAGGGATATATTCAGAATTCGGCATTTTCTCCATTAACTACTCAAGATAAATTGTTTCTAGCAGTTACTGGATTTCAAGCAGTGGGCGATCAAGGCTTTGTTGAAGGATATACAGTACAATTAAATCCAGTTGTTACGATAAATCCTAATCCGGCATCTACTTGTACAGGTACGAATTTAACTCTTCAAGGCAGTGTTACGGGTGGAACTGGTAATTATAGTAGTTATGTATGGACTCAGGGAACTACTCAAGTAGGAACAGGTTTATCGTATACAATAACCGATGCTACTCAATCCAGTGCAGGGACTTATACATTGACTGTAACAGATAGTAATAACTGTGTAGGTAGTCAATCTATTGATGTATCGGTAACTTATATACAATCGATTACAGCTAGCCCTTCAAGTACAGTTTGTGCTGGAACTAATGTACAGTTAAGTGCTCAAGTATCTGGAGGCAGTGGTAATTATAGTTATAGTTGGTCTGGGCCTAATGGCTATACGTATACAGGAAATCCGGCAATTATAGATGATATATCAACAAGTGGTACTTATGATCTAATTGTTACAGATAATGAATTTATTTGTAGTACAGCTTCTACAATTAGTATAACAGTAGATCCTAATCCTGTAGTGACGATAAGTTCAAATCCAGTAACAGCATGTTATGGTGGAGGTACAATATTAACAGCAAATGTAAGTGGCGGATCAGGATCATATAGCTATGCTTGGACATTAAATGGTAGCTATGTTGGAACAGATAGTTCAACCTTAACAGTAAATGATATAATACCTGGTACAAATGATGGATCATATCAGGTGACAGTAACTGATACAACGACTACTTGTAATGCTACTTCAAGTTCTTTTACAATACCAATAGATCAAGTATCTGTGACATTAAATTCAAGTTCGACTGTGATATGCCAGGGAGCATCAATAACATTAACAGCAAATGTAACAAGTGGGGTTTCACCTTATACTTATGATTGGTATCAAGATGGAAGTTTATTGGTTACAACATCTGATAATGTTTATACAATAAATAACTTAGATGCAGGTACTTATACATATCAAGTGATAGTAACAGATAGTAACCCTTGTCAAGGAACTTCAAACTCAGTCTCAATAACGGTAAATTCTAACCCAACAGTGACAATAACACCAAATCCAGCATCAGTGTGTTTAGGAAGCGATATAACATTAACAGCAACAGCATCTGGAGGAAGCGGAAGTTATAACAGCTACTCATGGGTAACGCCAACGGGAACATCAACTGCAAATCCATTAGTGATATCAAATGCAACTTCAGCTGATGCAGGCACATATACAGTAACGGTGACTGATAGTAATATATGCTCAGGAACAAGCTCTTCAGTAACATTAACAGTGAACAATAATCCAACTGTGACTATTACACCTAATCCGGCTTCTGTCTGCGTTGGCTCTAATCTAACATTAACAGCAATACCATTAGGTGGAAGTGGTATTTATACAACATATGCTTGGACATTTAATGGAATGCCTATTGGAACAAATAGTTCAACTTTAACAATAGATGATGCTACTAATGACAATGCAGGAACTTATCAAGTAACGGTTACTGATAGTAATGGATGTCAGGCAAGTTCAACAACAATATTAACAGTAGATACAGTAAATGTAAGTGTAAGTCCAAGTACAACTACAGTATGCTCTGGATCAGATTTAACATTAACAGCAACGGTAACATCAGGAATAGCTCCATATACATATCAATGGATAGGTCCTAATGGATATTCGTTTACCGGTAATCCAGCAACTAGATCGAATATAAGTTCATTAGATGCAGGAACATATACAGTTATAGTAACTGACGCAAATAGTTGTACAGGAATGGCAACATCTCAATTAATAGTAGATACAGTTATTGTAACAGCTCTACCAGACATAGATTCTGTGTGTTTAGGATCAACAATAACTTTGACAGCTAATGTGAGTGGAGGAACAGCACCATATAGTTACAGTTGGGCAGGTCCTAATGGATTTGCATCAACAGTTAATCCGGTAATTATACCAAATGCAACTTTTGATGATGCCGGATCATATACAGTAACAGTAATAGATGCTAATGGGTGTAGTGGAACTGATGAATCAATTGTCAATTTAGGATCTTTAACAGTAAATGTATTGCCAGATTCAGATTCAGTGTGCATAGGATCAACAATAACTTTGACAGCTAATGTAAGTGGAGGAACAGCACCATATAGTTACAGTTGGGCAGGTCCTAATGGATTTACATCAACAGTTAATCCGGTAATTATACCAAATGCAACTTTATCAGATACTGGAACGTATCAAGTAACAGTAACAGATTTCAATAGTTGTACAGGCTTAGGTTCTGCAGTTATTAATGTGGGATCTTTAACGGTAAATGTTTTATCGAATCAAGATCCAGTATGTTCAGGATCAACTATTACATTAACAGCAAATGCGTCTGGTGGAACAATGCCATATACTTATAGTTGGATATTGCCAAATGGTTCTATGGAAAAAAATAATCCATTAATTATACCAAATGCAAGCTTATCTAATGCCGGAACATATCAAGTAATGGTGACAGATTTCAATGGTTGTATAGCTAGCAGTTCCATAACATTAACTGTAAATGATAGTCTATCAGTAAATATAACGCCAAATCCAGCTATAGTATCTTTAGGTGAAAATATAACCTTAACAGCAAATGTAAGCGGAGGAAGTAGTGAATATATATCATATCAATGGATATTTAACGGAAATATCGTAAGTACAAGTTCTACTTTAAATATTAATAATGCGAATCTGGAGGATTCAGGAATTTATCAATTTACAGTAGTTGATAGTAATAATTGTAGTTCTACTACTTCTGTAAATTTGACCGTAAGTGATACTTTAACAGTAATAATAAGTCCAAGCTCAGCTGCTCTTTGTTCTGGTAATAATTTGATATTAACAGCCGATGTATCTGGAGGTAGTGAAAATTATAGTTACCAATGGTTAGCGCCAAATGGAAATATCTATACTTCAAATCCATTAGTTATATCAGGTGTAACTCTTAGCGATTCGGGAACTTATAGAGTTACAGTAACTGATTCAAATGCAAATAAAGTGAGTGTAAATGCTGAAGTGACAGTAAATGAGGTTAATGTAATAGTAACCAGTTTAAATGCTAATAATCTGACAGAATCATTAGGTTCAGCCACGATTTGTTCTGGATCAACAATAACATTAACAGCAGATGTAACATCAGGAATAGCACCCTATACTTATTTATGGACAGGGCCTAATGAATTTACATCAAATACTCAAAGTATAAGTATAATGAATGCTCAAGCAGAAAATTCAGGAACATACACAGTTAAAGTAACAAGTTGCGATTCAACAGGAAATGTTTGTTGTTCAGCGCAAAGTACTTTTAATGTAACTGTTAGTGATATATTAGTCTCAATATCTCCATCAACTTTAGCGGTGTGTACTGGATCGACGATAAATTTAACAGCAAATGTATCATCAGGAGTAGCCCCATATACTTATTTATGGACAGGCCCTAATGGATTTAGTTCAAATGATCAAAGTATAAGCATAGATAATGCAAGTGATATAAATATAGGTACTTATCAAGTAACTGTAACAGATAGTCATGGTTGTAAAGGATCTGATTCAGCTCAAGTAACTTTAGAAGCAGTAAAAATTATAATAACACCAACTCCTGCAGTAGTGGCTCCAGGATCATCTATAACTTTACGAGCTGATATAGTATGTGGTCAAGGACCATTAACATATCAATGGACTGGCCCTAATGGTTTTACATCTAATAATCAGGTTATAACTATTAATAATGCAAGTATATTAAATAGCGGTATTTATACATTAATAGTTACAGATGCCAATGGTAATAAATCAACAGAAGAAGTAGAAGTAGTTATAGATAATTTAAGTGTAGATATAATTTCAAATACTCTAAATGTTAGAGAAGGGCAAACAATAACATTAACAGCTGAAACAAAAGATGGTCAAGCTCCATATACCTATCAATGGTTTGGACCAGCGGTTACCAGAAGTACTTCTGGTCAGTTGATATCAACTGATCAAACGCTTGTTATTAATAATGCAACCATATTAAATTCTGGTACTTATAGAGTTGTGGTAACTGACGTTTATGGTTTTACAGCTAGTGACACAGTTGATGTAAACGTAAGAGTTTCTAGCACTTTAAGTAATGCTATTGCCTCTAAGTATTGTTCTTAG